One part of the Mariniflexile litorale genome encodes these proteins:
- a CDS encoding RagB/SusD family nutrient uptake outer membrane protein, with translation MKNIKNLYKITMLSVLLLIASCTSLEDTNYKDLIADEFTPTSSDIAALVSSAYVDWRNTILLWNGIWRSQEVTADEVVIPARPNGWVDGGVYKRLQQHRWTADDDPVNQGWSRTYNGITNCNKIIFQIESGYVPLKEEQLASSIAELRVLRASYYYLLLDLYGNVPIVTQFDVPEGFLPEQSTRSEVYNFVVSEITESLDDLVENSSAEMYGRFNKWAGYSLLAKVYLNAEIFSGTPQWQNCIDACQEVINSGNYILEPNQKNVFVTENQNSKEIIFALAIDDNYTTEWNTFDLHLQTLQPANQATYDLELTPWGGMAAIPQFISSFDSEDSRLTNNFIYGQQYASSGEMLEVQLGSLNGDPLNYINEIPSIDRSESIHGYRFGKFEIEKGSSNILNNDFPVFRYADVLMMKAESLLRTQREAEAATIVTQVRERAFKSNPSKAIVTGAELLGGAVYDYGLRDENNTTNEGGNDIPFGRFLDELAWEFNQEGHRRQDMIRFGVFTTKSWFSHAPTGNHRILFPIPQQALNNNTNLDQNPGYPN, from the coding sequence ATGAAAAATATTAAGAATTTATATAAAATTACGATGTTGTCAGTATTATTACTAATAGCATCTTGTACAAGTCTTGAAGATACAAATTATAAAGATCTGATAGCTGATGAGTTTACACCTACGTCAAGTGATATAGCAGCCTTAGTTAGTTCTGCTTATGTAGATTGGAGAAATACAATTTTACTATGGAATGGTATATGGAGATCTCAAGAAGTAACGGCTGATGAGGTTGTTATTCCAGCACGTCCTAATGGATGGGTTGATGGTGGAGTTTACAAACGTTTACAACAACACAGATGGACAGCTGACGATGATCCTGTAAATCAAGGTTGGTCAAGAACTTATAATGGAATTACTAATTGTAATAAAATTATATTTCAGATTGAGTCTGGGTATGTGCCACTCAAGGAAGAACAGTTAGCCTCTTCAATAGCAGAATTACGCGTGTTACGTGCATCTTACTATTACTTATTATTAGATTTATATGGTAATGTACCTATCGTTACACAATTTGATGTTCCTGAAGGGTTTTTGCCTGAGCAATCTACGCGTAGTGAAGTTTATAACTTCGTAGTTTCTGAAATTACGGAAAGCCTAGATGATCTTGTTGAGAATTCGAGTGCAGAAATGTATGGAAGATTTAATAAGTGGGCAGGATATTCTTTATTGGCTAAAGTGTATTTAAATGCAGAAATTTTTAGTGGTACTCCACAATGGCAAAACTGTATAGATGCATGTCAGGAAGTAATAAACTCAGGAAACTATATTCTTGAACCTAATCAGAAAAATGTATTTGTTACAGAAAATCAAAACTCTAAAGAAATTATTTTTGCTTTAGCTATTGATGATAATTATACGACAGAGTGGAATACATTTGATCTTCATTTGCAGACCCTACAGCCTGCAAATCAAGCGACTTATGATTTAGAATTAACGCCTTGGGGAGGTATGGCTGCGATTCCGCAATTTATTAGTTCGTTTGATTCGGAAGACAGTAGGTTAACTAATAATTTTATTTATGGGCAGCAATATGCGTCTTCTGGTGAAATGCTAGAAGTTCAATTAGGTTCACTTAATGGAGACCCTCTTAATTATATAAATGAAATTCCAAGTATTGATAGGTCAGAATCAATTCATGGATATCGTTTTGGGAAATTTGAAATTGAAAAGGGAAGTTCTAATATTTTAAATAATGATTTTCCTGTGTTTAGATATGCAGATGTGCTAATGATGAAAGCAGAAAGTTTGCTAAGAACACAACGCGAGGCTGAGGCAGCAACTATTGTTACACAAGTTAGAGAAAGAGCTTTTAAATCTAACCCTAGTAAAGCAATTGTTACTGGAGCAGAACTTTTAGGAGGAGCTGTCTATGATTATGGTTTAAGAGACGAAAACAATACCACAAATGAAGGCGGGAACGATATTCCTTTTGGTCGTTTTCTTGACGAACTGGCATGGGAGTTTAATCAAGAAGGCCATCGTAGACAAGATATGATTCGATTTGGCGTGTTTACAACTAAATCTTGGTTTTCTCATGCTCCTACAGGAAATCACAGAATCCTTTTCCCTATTCCGCAACAAGCCTTAAATAATAATACGAATCTAGATCAAAACCCTGGATATCCAAACTGA
- a CDS encoding PKD domain-containing protein, with product MKKIKHNCLRVLASVTMLFLIFGCEESQLPEKTLPNSTAYFSFEPLENSLTVNFNSTTNFAETFEWDFGDGQNSTEANPAHTYTDAGTYTVTLTTTGKEGTTPAIKTHELTLEKPIPHPIADFLFVANEDNSLEIQFTTTTTNAETFAWDFGDGNTSAEENPNYTYDAMGDYTVILTVGGIEGTTPAIVTKIVSIVPADDPNLIKAANWTIQADRPGGGVNVDITGNTVSFSGNGGFNGSHAFQEIIVEAGTYKFSGSFVINSPLDEVWSELFFSTVMPQELQEFYRGDEIKVRYNTWDGSPKGVGTYAFQDVDVTGNFPDDNLFTFDTAQTIYIVLKSGSGQPYNISWTDISFEKMD from the coding sequence ATGAAAAAAATAAAACACAATTGTTTGAGGGTTTTAGCTTCAGTTACAATGCTATTCTTGATTTTTGGATGTGAAGAATCCCAATTGCCAGAGAAAACTTTGCCAAATTCTACAGCCTATTTTTCTTTCGAGCCTTTAGAAAATTCTTTAACAGTTAATTTTAATAGTACCACAAATTTTGCAGAGACTTTTGAATGGGATTTTGGAGATGGTCAAAATTCTACTGAAGCAAACCCAGCACACACTTATACAGATGCTGGCACCTATACCGTAACGTTAACTACAACAGGGAAAGAAGGAACAACTCCAGCTATAAAAACACATGAGCTAACTTTAGAGAAACCAATTCCTCATCCTATAGCAGATTTTTTATTTGTAGCTAATGAGGACAATTCTTTAGAAATACAATTTACCACTACAACTACCAATGCAGAAACATTTGCTTGGGATTTTGGAGATGGTAATACATCTGCAGAAGAAAACCCTAATTACACCTACGATGCTATGGGCGATTATACAGTAATATTGACTGTAGGTGGTATTGAAGGAACCACACCTGCTATAGTAACAAAAATAGTAAGTATTGTACCTGCCGATGATCCTAATTTAATTAAAGCGGCTAACTGGACAATTCAAGCAGATCGTCCTGGTGGAGGTGTAAATGTAGATATAACTGGTAATACAGTTAGTTTCTCCGGTAATGGAGGTTTTAATGGGTCACATGCTTTTCAAGAAATAATTGTTGAGGCTGGTACTTATAAATTTAGTGGTTCTTTTGTTATCAATTCACCTCTTGATGAAGTATGGAGTGAACTCTTTTTTAGTACTGTAATGCCACAAGAACTTCAAGAGTTTTACCGAGGAGACGAAATTAAGGTAAGGTATAATACATGGGATGGTAGCCCTAAAGGAGTTGGTACATATGCTTTTCAAGATGTAGATGTCACTGGTAATTTTCCAGACGATAACCTGTTTACATTTGATACTGCACAAACTATTTATATTGTATTAAAAAGTGGTTCCGGACAACCCTATAATATTAGTTGGACTGATATCTCTTTTGAGAAAATGGATTAA
- a CDS encoding RNA polymerase sigma-70 factor, with product MNSDKELIELLHQGKDEALSLIYKKYWQMMYLAAYNLVQDKEVCEDIVQDIFVDLWNKRTHLIISISLKSYLYTSTVYKVYDFFRKNKKLIKIELLDNFSETFHALTPETKLLYEELIEHVDSIIEHLPLKCKAVFKLSREQELSNKEIADKLHISQRTVEGHITKALSILRYSMGMSLCIEFVLFIVKIKNN from the coding sequence ATGAATAGTGATAAAGAATTAATTGAGTTACTTCATCAAGGAAAGGATGAAGCACTTTCATTAATTTATAAAAAGTATTGGCAGATGATGTATTTAGCTGCTTATAATTTAGTTCAAGATAAGGAAGTGTGCGAAGATATTGTTCAAGATATTTTTGTGGATTTATGGAATAAAAGAACCCATCTTATTATAAGTATTTCGCTTAAAAGTTACCTATATACAAGTACGGTATACAAAGTTTATGATTTTTTTAGAAAGAATAAAAAGTTAATTAAAATAGAATTATTAGATAATTTTAGCGAGACGTTTCACGCTTTAACACCTGAGACAAAATTACTATATGAAGAACTAATCGAGCATGTTGATTCCATCATAGAACACCTGCCTCTAAAATGTAAAGCTGTATTTAAACTAAGTAGGGAACAAGAATTAAGTAATAAGGAAATTGCAGATAAGTTACATATTTCACAACGAACTGTAGAAGGGCATATAACAAAAGCTTTGAGTATACTTAGATATTCAATGGGCATGTCACTTTGTATAGAATTTGTTCTTTTTATAGTTAAAATAAAAAATAATTAA
- a CDS encoding TIM-barrel domain-containing protein: MHFKLFLFIFFFSILSIQGQNTYVKTEHGLKAEIDSLVIELQFYTSKNVRVLKSKKGFDFEKNSLSVIAEPKQIEFKIIDADAHTVTISSDDLIVALDLVSGVVSFQDIKGTSLLKEKSNGSHLDPKMDVNEPSFRVKQEFQLDKDEFIYGLGQFQEGKMSQRNQKLFMRQDNKETVVPIIQSNKGYGVFWDNYAPTTFYDNPEVTSFDSEVGELIDYYFMYGKNADGVVKQIRTLTGEAPMMPYWTFGYWQSKERYESQEETVGVVKKYRDLGVPIDGVIQDWQYWGDNYNWNGMTFGNPEFPDPEKLTKEIHDLNAHIIISVWASFGPETTPFKTLKDKNMLLDFTTYPERAVNYWPAKPDDPLAGVKVYDAYNPEARDIYWDYLNKGIFSKGVDGWWLDSTEPDHLDIKDKDFDTQTHLGSFRKVRNAFPLMTVGGVYKHQRETTSDKRVFILTRSAFAGQQRYAANSWSGDIVSNWKTLENQISAGLNFVSAGIPYWNTDIGGFFAWEYPEGIKNPSFQELYVRWLQYGAFTPMMRSHGTTTPREIYQLGERGDWNFDAVEKFINLRYRLLPYIYSESWQVTSNASTLMRPLFMDFSEDTKALDLNDEFMFGKSILVAPVTEAMYTEGKNDSLATFDKTGSRKLYLPASTEWFDFWTGEKFNGGQEIEKEVPIDIMPLYVKAGSILPLGPKVQYANEKLGPIEIRIYPGADAHFTYYDDERDNYNYEEGAYATIEFTWDDSKNKLTVSDRKGDFKGLPKNIEFKILKVQDKNSSGIYPSTTKTNFLYTGKSKTLRIK; this comes from the coding sequence ATGCATTTTAAATTATTTTTATTTATTTTTTTCTTTTCAATTCTTTCTATTCAAGGGCAGAATACGTATGTTAAAACGGAACATGGCCTTAAAGCAGAAATAGATTCTCTTGTAATCGAATTACAATTCTATACGTCAAAAAATGTGCGTGTTTTAAAATCTAAAAAAGGATTTGATTTTGAAAAAAATAGCCTTTCTGTTATCGCAGAACCTAAACAAATTGAATTTAAAATAATAGATGCAGATGCACATACAGTTACAATTTCTTCGGATGATTTAATAGTAGCTCTAGATTTAGTTTCCGGGGTTGTGTCATTTCAAGATATAAAAGGAACTTCTCTTTTAAAAGAAAAAAGTAATGGAAGCCATTTAGATCCAAAAATGGATGTAAATGAGCCATCTTTTCGCGTAAAGCAAGAATTTCAACTTGATAAAGACGAGTTTATATATGGTTTAGGCCAATTTCAAGAAGGTAAAATGTCACAACGCAATCAAAAATTGTTTATGCGTCAGGATAACAAAGAAACTGTAGTCCCTATTATTCAGTCTAATAAAGGTTATGGTGTTTTTTGGGACAATTATGCGCCTACCACCTTCTATGATAATCCTGAGGTAACTTCTTTTGATTCTGAAGTGGGAGAACTCATAGATTACTATTTTATGTACGGTAAAAATGCAGATGGTGTTGTTAAGCAAATACGCACGCTTACCGGTGAAGCTCCTATGATGCCTTATTGGACCTTTGGTTACTGGCAGAGTAAAGAGCGTTATGAAAGTCAAGAAGAGACCGTAGGCGTTGTAAAAAAGTATAGAGATCTAGGTGTTCCTATTGATGGTGTCATTCAGGATTGGCAGTATTGGGGAGATAATTACAACTGGAATGGCATGACCTTTGGCAATCCAGAATTCCCCGATCCTGAAAAGCTAACTAAAGAAATACATGATTTAAATGCACACATAATTATTTCGGTATGGGCTTCTTTTGGTCCTGAAACAACTCCTTTTAAAACATTGAAGGACAAGAATATGTTGCTTGATTTTACTACCTATCCTGAGCGTGCGGTAAATTATTGGCCTGCAAAGCCAGATGACCCCTTGGCTGGCGTAAAAGTATATGATGCTTATAACCCCGAAGCGCGTGATATTTACTGGGATTATTTAAATAAAGGCATTTTTTCAAAAGGAGTTGATGGCTGGTGGTTAGATTCTACAGAGCCAGATCACTTGGATATTAAGGATAAAGATTTTGATACCCAGACCCATTTAGGTTCTTTTAGAAAAGTACGTAATGCGTTTCCGTTAATGACTGTGGGTGGTGTTTATAAGCACCAGCGGGAAACAACTTCAGATAAGCGTGTATTTATATTAACCCGTTCTGCATTTGCTGGTCAACAGCGTTATGCTGCCAACTCGTGGTCTGGTGATATTGTTTCTAACTGGAAAACTTTAGAAAATCAGATTTCAGCAGGGCTAAATTTTGTCTCCGCAGGTATACCCTATTGGAATACAGATATAGGTGGCTTTTTTGCTTGGGAATACCCTGAAGGAATTAAAAACCCTTCTTTTCAGGAATTATACGTAAGATGGCTACAGTATGGAGCATTCACTCCTATGATGCGTTCTCACGGAACTACAACTCCAAGAGAAATTTATCAACTAGGAGAACGCGGTGACTGGAATTTTGATGCCGTAGAAAAATTTATAAATCTACGTTACAGGTTACTACCTTACATCTATTCAGAATCTTGGCAAGTAACTTCAAATGCTTCAACATTAATGAGACCTCTATTTATGGACTTTTCAGAAGATACAAAAGCTCTTGACTTAAATGATGAGTTTATGTTTGGAAAATCGATACTTGTAGCACCAGTTACAGAGGCGATGTATACCGAAGGAAAAAATGATTCTTTAGCGACATTTGATAAAACAGGAAGCCGTAAGTTGTATTTACCAGCTTCAACAGAGTGGTTTGATTTCTGGACAGGTGAGAAATTTAATGGGGGTCAGGAAATTGAAAAAGAAGTGCCTATAGACATCATGCCATTATATGTAAAAGCAGGTTCTATACTTCCATTGGGTCCAAAAGTACAATACGCAAATGAAAAATTAGGCCCTATAGAAATTCGTATTTATCCGGGTGCAGATGCTCATTTTACTTATTACGATGATGAGCGTGATAATTATAATTATGAAGAAGGTGCTTATGCCACAATTGAGTTTACTTGGGATGATTCTAAAAATAAATTAACTGTGAGCGATCGCAAAGGAGATTTTAAAGGTTTACCTAAAAATATTGAATTTAAAATTTTAAAAGTTCAGGATAAAAATAGTTCAGGTATTTATCCTTCAACAACCAAAACAAACTTCTTATATACAGGGAAGTCTAAAACACTACGCATTAAATAA
- a CDS encoding LamG-like jellyroll fold domain-containing protein — protein sequence MSCLLFLLVDGYSQTASTSDNIIAQPITDRIVLFDVTDSGISKTIQFGADLAWPSRENFRRALRFMGKDQTDVARVSFQPTHPLVDGDLQQEQIDALNFRLGIVEAYASPDVEIVMNSDAISVDPYFLGNAVNWKNLLKANAKRIEDRGFPVISIGPMNEPDLGPEQGSIQDFYDIVVEMKSDPYFDGKRISGGNTLNADKALEWYEFLKPSGINEGNTHQLAGSFDNYANFFEQVRANGDHASNDELHNVMEALVGYEYGMQMGIWWGPADYARGEMVKAFDGERIGYAEHRSKWTAAAVYRTPDGKVQAFGGTSERQANTTSFNYISKDRMVYYDGYGPQREFVLEMPGGTGYQQGQSNAERVINVTWGEDIQPVIDGLYKLVNRESGQVIVVGDNPNTNGANIISGNYAGTSTQNWNVTPVNSRIGGDFSYWRISPESGNNKFMEVSSFSLENGGNIQLWDKFDTGNQQWYLDYLEDGWFYIRNRESSYCITINNDGNMVQNEKTNNFNQQWRFLPIDAPIEFDAPIAPTGLTAIANKVSVKLEWTANTESDLASYIILRADTAGGNYNTIARSVTTTAFIDNTVDAGNTYYYKIMAEDNSLNRSDFSNEVSATPTGEEDLVAHYTFEGTTKDATINLNHSAAFGDVSYVEGKATLNAVKLNGSDNFIQLPATIANHQEITVSTWVYRQDSGKDRHVFDFGNSEDQSMYLSPANASSRLYFGLKNSGSEQSLSSSELPVGQWSHVAITLSNDNAVLYVDGQMVDESTSISISPNDFKPILNYIGRRQNSAIPFNGRVEDFRIYNYALSAEKVAELAKIQVNVLVSSKGETCLDKKNGEITIIANVEANHIVTVNAESYNFTNQKLVVKDLDPGTYDVCLISQVDDFEQCYVVEILASSSITGKFSKSGNKMHVKVSSGTAPYLVKVNGNLQLETFEKDFNVTIENGDLLEVSSVNECEGTLSKNIASSATLKVFPNPFEERFEVFIPSDSNSVELSIYNMSSVLVSSANYKLVNGKAILSLKNQPAGVYFVKVSNHPEETIRIIKK from the coding sequence ATGAGTTGTTTGCTATTTCTTCTTGTAGATGGATATAGTCAAACAGCAAGTACCAGTGATAATATTATCGCTCAGCCTATCACAGACAGGATTGTACTCTTTGATGTTACAGATTCTGGAATATCAAAAACCATACAGTTTGGAGCAGATCTTGCTTGGCCTAGTAGAGAAAACTTTAGAAGGGCACTTCGCTTTATGGGTAAAGATCAAACCGATGTGGCACGAGTTTCATTTCAGCCTACACACCCACTCGTAGATGGAGATTTACAACAAGAACAAATTGACGCATTAAACTTTAGACTAGGGATTGTTGAGGCTTATGCATCGCCAGATGTTGAGATTGTAATGAATTCTGATGCCATTTCCGTAGACCCCTATTTTTTAGGAAATGCAGTCAATTGGAAAAACTTACTTAAAGCAAATGCTAAAAGAATTGAAGATAGAGGCTTTCCAGTGATAAGTATTGGACCGATGAATGAACCAGATTTAGGTCCAGAGCAAGGCTCAATTCAAGATTTTTATGACATTGTTGTAGAAATGAAAAGTGACCCTTATTTTGATGGAAAACGTATTTCTGGTGGAAATACATTGAATGCAGATAAGGCGTTAGAATGGTATGAGTTCTTAAAGCCTTCTGGTATTAACGAAGGCAATACGCATCAACTAGCTGGTTCTTTTGATAATTACGCCAATTTTTTCGAGCAGGTGCGCGCCAATGGAGATCATGCTTCTAATGACGAACTTCACAATGTTATGGAGGCTCTAGTAGGCTATGAATATGGCATGCAAATGGGCATATGGTGGGGACCAGCAGATTATGCTCGTGGCGAAATGGTTAAAGCCTTTGATGGAGAAAGAATTGGTTATGCAGAACACCGATCAAAATGGACAGCCGCAGCAGTGTATCGTACTCCCGATGGTAAGGTTCAGGCTTTTGGAGGTACTTCTGAAAGACAGGCAAATACCACTAGTTTTAACTATATTTCCAAAGATAGAATGGTTTATTACGATGGTTACGGACCACAACGTGAATTTGTTTTAGAAATGCCAGGGGGAACTGGTTATCAACAAGGCCAATCTAATGCTGAACGTGTAATAAATGTAACATGGGGTGAAGATATTCAACCTGTAATAGATGGCTTATATAAATTGGTTAATCGAGAAAGCGGACAGGTAATAGTAGTAGGCGATAACCCTAATACAAATGGAGCCAACATAATATCAGGAAATTATGCGGGGACTTCTACTCAAAATTGGAACGTTACACCTGTTAATTCTAGAATAGGTGGTGATTTTAGTTATTGGAGAATTTCTCCAGAGTCTGGTAATAATAAATTTATGGAAGTTAGTAGTTTTTCTTTAGAAAATGGCGGAAACATTCAGCTATGGGATAAGTTCGATACTGGGAATCAACAATGGTATTTAGATTATTTAGAAGATGGATGGTTTTATATAAGAAATAGAGAAAGTTCTTATTGTATTACCATTAATAATGACGGAAATATGGTGCAGAATGAGAAAACTAATAATTTTAACCAGCAATGGCGTTTTTTACCCATAGATGCTCCTATAGAGTTTGATGCTCCAATTGCTCCAACAGGCCTTACAGCTATTGCAAATAAAGTTTCTGTTAAACTAGAGTGGACAGCAAATACTGAATCAGATTTGGCTAGCTATATTATTTTACGTGCAGATACTGCTGGAGGAAATTATAATACCATAGCTAGAAGTGTAACAACTACTGCTTTTATAGACAACACTGTTGATGCTGGTAATACTTACTATTATAAAATAATGGCAGAAGATAATTCTTTAAATCGTTCTGATTTTTCAAATGAAGTTTCTGCTACTCCAACAGGTGAAGAAGATCTCGTTGCTCATTATACTTTTGAAGGAACTACGAAAGATGCGACAATAAACCTTAATCACAGTGCTGCTTTTGGTGATGTGTCATATGTAGAAGGAAAAGCGACTTTAAATGCTGTAAAATTAAATGGTTCAGATAACTTTATTCAATTACCTGCCACAATTGCTAACCATCAGGAAATTACTGTGTCTACTTGGGTTTACCGTCAGGATAGTGGTAAAGATAGACATGTTTTTGATTTTGGAAATAGTGAAGATCAAAGTATGTATTTATCTCCAGCAAACGCATCCTCTAGATTGTATTTCGGTCTCAAAAATAGTGGGAGTGAACAAAGTTTGTCATCATCAGAATTACCTGTGGGACAATGGTCTCATGTAGCTATTACTTTAAGTAATGATAATGCCGTATTATATGTGGATGGTCAAATGGTAGATGAATCTACTTCTATATCTATTAGTCCAAATGATTTTAAACCTATACTAAATTATATAGGGCGTAGACAAAATTCAGCTATTCCATTTAATGGTAGAGTAGAAGATTTTAGAATTTATAATTATGCACTATCTGCTGAAAAAGTAGCTGAACTTGCTAAAATTCAAGTAAATGTTCTTGTAAGTAGTAAAGGAGAAACCTGCTTAGACAAGAAAAATGGTGAAATTACAATTATTGCAAATGTTGAAGCTAATCATATTGTTACAGTTAATGCGGAGAGCTATAATTTTACAAATCAAAAATTAGTAGTTAAGGATTTGGATCCAGGTACATACGATGTCTGCCTAATTTCGCAAGTAGATGATTTTGAACAATGTTATGTAGTAGAAATACTAGCTAGTAGCTCAATTACTGGTAAGTTTTCAAAGTCTGGTAATAAAATGCATGTCAAAGTTAGTTCGGGAACTGCTCCTTATCTTGTAAAAGTTAATGGAAATCTACAATTAGAGACCTTCGAAAAAGACTTTAATGTTACTATAGAAAATGGTGATTTGCTAGAAGTAAGTTCTGTTAATGAGTGTGAAGGAACGCTTTCTAAAAATATTGCTTCTTCAGCGACCTTAAAAGTTTTTCCCAATCCGTTCGAAGAACGTTTTGAAGTATTTATACCAAGCGATTCTAACTCTGTAGAATTATCTATATATAATATGAGTTCTGTATTGGTATCAAGTGCTAATTATAAACTCGTAAATGGTAAGGCAATTTTAAGTCTAAAAAATCAACCTGCAGGAGTTTACTTTGTTAAAGTTAGTAATCATCCTGAAGAAACCATACGTATAATAAAAAAATAA